A segment of the Petroclostridium xylanilyticum genome:
ACTGCACTCATATTCTCACTGCCAAAGCCTTTAGGCGCTGCAATTATTTTAATTTTGTCTCCCGGCACAATGTCATAATGTATGACAGCCGGTGTATTATCGCCTGTATTTACCCTGTCCAATGGATCTTTTACCACCGATTTCCGCAGATAGCCTTTTTCGTATCCCCTTCTTACACCTTCATTAATTGCATCAGTCAAACTGCCTCCAACGATATGGGCATCCTGTCCAGCTTCTACAAAGATAACCGCCATCCCCGTGTCCTGGCAAATGGGCATATTCTGCTCTTTCGCAATTTCTGCATTTTCTATCAGCTTATTTAATATGTCCTTT
Coding sequences within it:
- a CDS encoding fumarate hydratase codes for the protein MREINANQVIETVEKLCIDANYYLNEDIKYGIQNFMESEKSPVGKDILNKLIENAEIAKEQNMPICQDTGMAVIFVEAGQDAHIVGGSLTDAINEGVRRGYEKGYLRKSVVKDPLDRVNTGDNTPAVIHYDIVPGDKIKIIAAPKGFGSENMSAVKMLKPSDGVKGVIDFVIQTVDQAGANPCPPIVVGVG